A stretch of Kazachstania africana CBS 2517 chromosome 7, complete genome DNA encodes these proteins:
- the LSG1 gene encoding ribosome biogenesis GTPase LSG1 (similar to Saccharomyces cerevisiae LSG1 (YGL099W); ancestral locus Anc_6.163), translating into MPPKEPPKKWKAPKGPKPIQRKNKNTIGLGRAIQSARKKENSIEFLPDGEMRFTTDKHEANWVKLRSVTQESALDEFLSTAELADKDFTADRHANVKIIRMDGGVNNPQTQVFGLSNEQKEKLNEKQRAHAKELIVPRRPKWDNKTTKFQLERAENEAFLAWRRKLAHLQESNEDLLLTPFERNIEVWKQLWRVVERSDLVVQIVDARDPLLFRSVDLERYVTETDERKQNLLLVNKADLLTRKQRIEWAEYFTLKNISFTFYSALRANQLLELHGEDYRDHDLSAEYELLGDEEKVDETVEEKIKILSIDQLEELFLSRAPKTPLTEPLPGQAPILQIGLVGYPNVGKSSTINSLVGAKKVSVSSTPGKTKHFQTIKLSDSVMLCDCPGLVFPNFAYNKGELVCNGVLPIDQLRDYMGPANLVAQRIPKYFLEAVYGIHIQTKTGDEGAIKEDQVTGQELLVAYARARGYMTQGFGSADESRASRYILKDYVNGKLLYINPPPHLEDDTPYSIEECEEFNKDLYTFERLPETRREQLKEAARAKGIDVIDLERDLKNLTFSAHISADKESEAKSVTHGGKQAALFNAAEDLDKDFFKMNNIEGQLTSPFHKKGGNAGNGKKHNKKNKKSKKKAMMMSD; encoded by the coding sequence ATGCCACCCAAAGAACCCCCAAAGAAATGGAAGGCCCCAAAAGGCCCTAAACCAATCCAACgtaagaataaaaatactATTGGTCTGGGTAGAGCTATTCAATCCGCCCgtaagaaagaaaacagTATTGAGTTCTTGCCAGACGGTGAAATGAGATTTACCACTGATAAACATGAGGCTAATTGGGTGAAGTTGAGATCCGTTACTCAAGAATCTGCTTTAGATGAATTTTTAAGTACTGCAGAATTGGCTGATAAAGATTTCACAGCGGATAGACATGCAAATGTCAAGATCATTAGAATGGATGGTGGCGTGAACAACCCGCAGACGCAAGTATTTGGGTTATCAAATGAAcagaaggaaaaattaaatgaaaaacagAGGGCCCACGCAAAGGAGTTGATCGTTCCAAGGAGACCAAAATGGGACAATAAGACTACCAAATTCCAATTGGAAAGAGCGGAAAATGAAGCATTTTTAGCCTGGAGAAGAAAATTGGCACATTTACAGGAATCTAATGAAGATTTACTATTGACTccttttgaaagaaatattgaagtttGGAAGCAACTTTGGAGAGTCGTGGAAAGGTCTGATTTAGTTGTCCAAATTGTCGACGCCAGAGATCCTTTACTTTTCAGATCTGTCGACCTAGAAAGATATGTCACTGAAACAGATGAAAGAAAGCAAAACCTTCTTTTGGTTAATAAAGCAGATTTGTTAAcaagaaaacaaagaattgaatgggcagaatatttcacattaaaaaatatttcattcaCTTTCTACTCTGCTTTAAGAGCCAACCAGTTACTCGAATTACATGGTGAAGATTATAGGGATCACGATCTAAGTGCTGAATATGAATTGCTtggtgatgaagaaaaagtaGATGAAactgttgaagaaaagattaaaattttgagtaTTGATCAATTGGAAGAGTTATTTTTATCTAGGGCACCAAAGACGCCACTCACGGAACCTTTACCGGGACAAGCTccaattttacaaattggTCTTGTTGGTTACCCAAATGTTGGTAAATCATCAACAATTAATTCTTTGGTTGGTGCCAAGAAGGTCTCCGTCTCTTCTACACCAGGTAAGACAAAACATTTCCAAACCATAAAACTATCTGATTCTGTAATGTTATGTGATTGTCCAGGTTTGGTCTTCCCTAATTTTGCATACAATAAAGGTGAACTGGTTTGTAATGGTGTTTTACCCATTGATCAATTACGTGATTACATGGGACCTGCAAATCTTGTTGCACAAagaattccaaaatatttcctAGAAGCTGTATATGGTATTCATATTCAAACAAAAACTGGTGATGAAGGTGCTATTAAAGAAGATCAAGTTACTGGCCAAGAACTGTTGGTGGCTTATGCTAGAGCAAGAGGGTATATGACACAAGGTTTTGGCTCTGCAGATGAATCTCGTGCCTCTCGTtatatcttgaaagattATGTTAATGGTAAATTACTTTACATCAATCCGCCACCACATCTAGAAGATGACACTCCATATTCTATTGAAGAATGTGAAGAATTCAACAAAGATCTATACACTTTTGAAAGGTTACCAGAAACGAGGAGAGAACAATTAAAGGAAGCTGCAAGAGCCAAAGGTATAGATGTTATAGATTTAGAACgtgatttgaagaatttaacATTCTCAGCACATATTAGTGCTGATAAAGAAAGTGAAGCCAAGTCAGTCACGCATGGTGGTAAACAAGCTGCTTTATTCAATGCTGCTGAAGATTTAGACAaggattttttcaaaatgaacaatattGAAGGACAATTAACGAGTCCATTCCATAAAAAAGGTGGAAATGCTGGCAATGGTAAAAAGCataataagaaaaacaaaaaaagcaaaaagaAGGCTATGATGATGAGTGATTGA
- the ISW1 gene encoding chromatin-remodeling ATPase ISW1 (similar to Saccharomyces cerevisiae ISW1 (YBR245C); ancestral locus Anc_6.161), with product MTEPNNEYWKSLKSFQVDVPSRDPESRKQRYLLSNSNTRKFDLQSTVKRFEHLLSLSGLFKHFIESKAKKDQRFSEVLDILGSKQSSYADLKRHEDARRRKSEKEEDAELLKEEELEQDELEDVSAAVPFEFRESPVYINGQLRHYQVQGLNWLISLHRSGLAGILADEMGLGKTLQTISFLGYLRYIEKVPGPFLVIAPKSTLNNWKREVNRWTPEINAFILQGDKDERSELIKENLLSCNFDVVIASYEIVIREKASLRKIDWEYIIIDEAHRIKNEESLLSQVLREFTSRNRLLITGTPLQNNLHELWALLNFLLPDIFSDSQDFDDWFSSESTEKDQGSIVKQLHTVLQPFLLRRIKNDVETSLLPKQELNLYVGMSSMQKKWYRKILEKDLDAVNGSNGTKESKTRLLNIVMQLRKCCNHPYLFDGAEPGPPYTTDEHLVYNSAKLKVLDKLLTKMKMEGSRVLIFSQMSRVLDILEDYCYFRGYEYCRIDGSTAHEDRIEAMDEYNAPGSSKFIFLLTTRAGGLGINLTSADIVVLYDSDWNPQADLQAMDRAHRIGQKKQVKVFRLVTDNSVEEKILERATQKLRLDQLVIQQNRTMLNKNKKENKNDQKDALLTMIQHGAADIFESGSTVGTTAASSASATPAPDGLIQNKMDDFDLDELLTKSENKTKSLNAKYDSLGFDDLQKFNQDSAYEWDGKDFKKQTQKDIINLAWINPTRRERKENYNIDGYYKDVLQTGGHRGGTPVHSRMPRGHPYYSHQFQPPQLKVLYEKERLWLTKRAEYTPTLDDLKYVYGDDKEEDDENREQKLKLLKLMIANAQPFTETEENLKEELEKIGFPNWTKNEFRKFVSANGKYGRNSIEYIALELAPGKTFEEVAEYSRVFWSQLPEIEDYEKILKTIEIEEERIYKVKLQQEALRRKISQHKNPMKDLKLKYWPSNAIYSKDQDRFIILMMFKYGLGKDSIFETIKSEIRDSPIFELDYFFKNRSSSDLMKRGHLILQSLEREFNDGIVVDDEFKRRMEIEDENGKRLKEEFEREDELKKPKLE from the coding sequence ATGACTGAACCTAATAATGAGTACTGGAAAAGCTTGAAGTCATTTCAAGTTGATGTACCGTCTCGCGATCCAGAATCGAGAAAGCAAAGATACCTTTTAAGCAACTCTAATACCAGAAAATTCGATCTTCAAAGCACCGTCAAGAGATTTGAACATCTGTTGTCATTAAGTGGTCTGTTCAAACACTTCATTGAGAGCAAAGCTAAGAAAGATCAAAGATTCAGCGAAGTACTTGACATCTTAGGTAGCAAACAAAGCAGCTACGCAGATTTGAAGAGACACGAAGATGCAAGAAGACGTAAAAGTGAGAAGGAGGAAGACGCAGAATTGttgaaggaagaagaattggaaCAAGACGAATTAGAGGATGTTTCTGCTGCGGTTCCTTTTGAATTTAGAGAGTCCCCTGTGTATATTAATGGTCAATTAAGACATTATCAAGTTCAAGGTTTAAATTGGTTGATTTCTCTACACAGAAGTGGTCTTGCAGGTATTCTCGCTGATGAAATGGGTTTAGGTAAGACTCTACAGACTATATCATTTCTAGGTTATTTAAGATACATTGAGAAGGTACCAGGTCCCTTTTTAGTAATAGCGCCTAAGTCCACGCTAAACAATTGGAAGAGAGAAGTGAATAGGTGGACACCTGAAATTAACGCCTTCATTTTACAAGGCGATAAGGATGAGAGAAGTGAAttaattaaagaaaatctttTATCGTGTAATTTTGATGTTGTAATTGCATCTTATGAAATTGTCATTAGAGAAAAAGCATCCTTAAGGAAAATTGATTGGGAGTACATTATCATTGATGAAGCACATAGAATCAAGAATGAAGAATCTCTATTATCACAAGTCTTACGTGAATTCACTTCTCGTAACAGATTGTTAATAACAGGTACTCCCCTGCAAAATAACCTTCATGAGCTATGGGCCTTATTAAATTTCCTATTACCAGACATTTTTTCAGATTCTCAGGATTTTGATGACTGGTTTTCATCTGAATCTACTGAAAAAGATCAAGGTAGCATTGTTAAGCAGTTACATACGGTTTTGCAGCCATTCCTTTTGCGTCgtattaaaaatgatgtCGAAACGTCGCTGTTACCAAAacaagaattgaatttgtaCGTTGGTATGTCTTCtatgcaaaaaaaatggtaccGTAAAATTTTGGAGAAGGATTTAGATGCAGTTAATGGTAGCAATGGTACGAAAGAGTCGAAAACAAGGTTATTGAATATTGTTATGCAGTTGAGAAAATGTTGTAATCATCCATATTTGTTCGATGGTGCAGAGCCTGGCCCACCGTATACCACAGATGAGCATTTAGTGTATAATTCagcaaaattgaaagtcCTTGATAAGTTATTAAccaagatgaaaatggaaGGCTCAAGGGTATTGATTTTCAGTCAAATGTCCAGAGTTTTGGATATTTTGGAAGATTACTGTTATTTTAGAGGATACGAATACTGTAGAATTGATGGTTCAACAGCGCATGAAGATAGGATTGAGGCTATGGACGAATATAATGCACCTGGTTCCtctaaattcattttcctATTGACTACCCGTGCCGGTGGTTTGGGTATCAATTTAACGTCAGCTGATATTGTTGTTTTATATGATTCGGATTGGAATCCACAAGCAGATTTGCAGGCTATGGATAGGGCACATCGTATCGGCCAAAAGAAGCAAGTGAAAGTGTTTAGGTTGGTTACCGATAATTCTGTTGAAGAGAAAATCTTAGAGAGAGCCACACAAAAACTAAGACTTGATCAACTAGTAATCCAACAAAACCGTACAATGctgaataaaaataagaaagaaaataaaaatgaccAAAAAGATGCCTTGTTAACGATGATCCAACACGGTGCTGCGGATATCTTCGAATCAGGTAGTACTGTGGGGACCACTGCAGCTTCGAGTGCAAGTGCCACGCCGGCTCCAGATGGACTCATTCAAAACAAAATGGATGATTTTGATCTAGATGAACTATTGACTAAGtctgaaaataaaacaaaatctttgaatgcTAAATACGACTCCTTAGGTTTTGATGACTTACAGAAATTCAATCAAGATTCAGCCTATGAATGGGACGGTAAAGACTTCAAGAAACAAACGCAGAAGGATATAATTAACCTTGCATGGATAAATCCAACACGTCGTGAACGTAAGGAAAATTATAACATTGATGGGTATTACAAGGATGTCTTACAAACGGGCGGTCATCGTGGTGGTACGCCCGTTCATTCTAGGATGCCTCGTGGACATCCATATTACTCGCATCAATTTCAGCCACCTCAATTGAAAGTACtttatgaaaaagaaagattatgGTTGACGAAAAGGGCAGAGTATACGCCAACTTTGGATGATTTGAAGTATGTGTATGGCGATGAtaaagaggaagatgatgaaaacCGCGagcaaaaattgaaattattgaaactGATGATAGCGAATGCTCAGCCATTTACGGAAACAGAAGAGAATTTGAaggaagaattagaaaaaattggtttcCCTAATTGGACCAAGAATGAATTCAGAAAATTTGTTAGTGCTAATGGTAAGTACGGGAGAAACTCGATAGAATATATTGCCTTGGAATTAGCGCCTGGGAAGACATTTGAGGAAGTGGCAGAGTATTCAAGGGTATTTTGGTCTCAATTACCTGAGATTGAAGATTACGAAAAGATTCTAAAGACGATAGagattgaagaagagagGATTTATAAAGTAAAATTACAACAAGAGGCATTACGTCGTAAGATATCGCAACATAAGAATCCTatgaaagatttgaaattaaagtACTGGCCTTCAAATGCCATTTATTCCAAGGATCAGGACAGATTTATTATTCTCATGATGTTTAAATATGGTCTTGGAAAGGACAGTATTTTTGAAACGATTAAGAGCGAAATTCGTGATTCACCTATCTTTGAATTAGACTATTTCTTTAAGAATAGATCTAGCAGtgatttaatgaaaagagGGCATTTAATTTTACAAAGTTTAGAGAGAGAATTCAATGACGGTATTGttgttgatgatgaatttaaaCGTAGGATGGAGATTGAAGATGAGAATGGCAAGAGACTTAAAGAAGAATTCGAGAGGGAAgatgaattgaagaaacCTAAGTTAGAATAA
- the RRT2 gene encoding diphthamide synthase (similar to Saccharomyces cerevisiae YBR246W; ancestral locus Anc_6.162) — MLESKVEQRTITNYPPCALHIYRGKYIIVGTYELNKETGHRIGSINVYNEDLKLLKIYNTYGAVLDLKLSPFNDKLVATAHSTGNITIWELKETEKDIILTEVVNFVVFDSGVLISSLHFSPHDAKTVCVTSTSGEVALLNIATQDISLKFQIDRSSSYDGRAEVTPYEVQGENVSGIEAIVETFDEAHSLECWTAEFGQLQPFSQVLFTGGDDSCLMAHDLRSKQMIWSNNRIHDSGVVAIKSSTTTFRNDRPTSLVTGSYDDHIRSFDLRMLGDSIYPGRNVPVAELKSCNLGGGVWRFSEMPKAGSEDTLMVCCMYDGAKIVSMNDTNEEYFKVTNYLKEGHESMCYGGDWCNEFIATCSFYDKSLQKWKP; from the coding sequence ATGCTAGAATCAAAGGTGGAACAACGTACAATCACCAATTATCCTCCATGTGCATTGCACATTTATCGTGgtaaatatattattgtaGGAACGTACGAACTTAATAAGGAAACTGGGCATAGAATTGGTTCAATTAACGTGtataatgaagatttgaagCTTTTGAAGATCTACAACACGTATGGTGCAGTTCTAGATTTGAAGTTATCTCCTTTCAATGACAAACTTGTAGCGACAGCACATTCCACGGGTAATATTACGATCTGGGAACTTAAAGAGACGGAAAAGGACATTATATTGACGGAGGTTGTCAATTTTGTTGTATTTGATTCTGGTGTGCTGATTTCATCTTTGCATTTCAGTCCACATGATGCTAAGACTGTGTGTGTAACTAGCACATCTGGTGAAGTGGctttattgaatattgCAACGCAAGATATCAGTTTGAagtttcaaattgatagaTCTTCAAGTTATGATGGTAGAGCTGAGGTAACTCCATATGAGGTACAAGGTGAAAACGTTTCAGGGATAGAAGCGATTGTCGAAACGTTCGATGAAGCACATTCATTAGAATGCTGGACAGCAGAATTTGGTCAACTACAACCATTTTCCCAAGTTCTTTTCACAGGAGGTGATGATTCGTGTCTGATGGCACATGATTTGCGGTCCAAGCAAATGATATGGTCAAATAACAGAATCCATGATTCCGGTGTAGTGGCCATCAAGTCTAGTACTACGACATTTAGAAATGATAGACCAACCTCTTTAGTTACTGGCTCATACGATGACCATATCAGATCTTTTGATTTAAGAATGCTAGGCGACTCCATATATCCTGGCAGAAATGTCCCAGTGGCCGAACTAAAATCCTGTAATCTCGGTGGTGGTGTATGGAGATTCAGTGAAATGCCAAAAGCTGGCAGTGAGGACACCCTTATGGTTTGTTGCATGTATGACGGTGCAAAAATTGTAAGTATGAATGACACTAACgaagaatattttaagGTGACTAACTATTTAAAGGAAGGACATGAGTCAATGTGCTATGGTGGTGACTGGTGCAACGAGTTTATTGCAACCTGCTCGTTCTACGACAAATCCCTACAAAAATGGAAACCATAA
- the ALG7 gene encoding UDP-N-acetylglucosamine--dolichyl-phosphate N-acetylglucosaminephosphotransferase (similar to Saccharomyces cerevisiae ALG7 (YBR243C); ancestral locus Anc_6.158), translating to MHRKLLLLCAISLIYFTRNISPILASIAFSIIGYLATDYLIPKVSNSYVKIGLHGKDMSKPGRPLLPECIGSVSAVVYVFIMLFYIPFIFYTYLSSNNGNNHGETAILETNPQVAIFPHNKLAEYLSSLLCLQTTILLGVADDLFDLRWRHKFFLPAVAAIPLLMVYYVDFNVTYVLIPKFVMNWLNLRDSSVINLGFFYYVYMASMAIFCPNSINILAGVNGLEVGQSIVLALLALINDVLYLGMGIEATKSRHRFSAALIIPFLGVSLALYKWNRWPAKVFVGDTYCYFAGMVFAVVGILGHFSKTMLLLFIPQILNFIYSVPQLFHLVPCPRHRLPKFNENDGLMYPSMADLKTTKPKPIVLRVLKLLHTFKLIHLEYEEKTKEIIACSNMTLLNLILVWSGPLREDKLCERILLIQFSIGILSILLRHSLGSIMFGHDNLWDIH from the coding sequence ATGCACCGGAAGCTACTTCTTTTGTGTGCTATATCATTGATATACTTTACGAGAAACATCTCTCCCATTTTAGCATCCATCGCCTTCTCAATCATAGGGTATTTGGCAACAGATTACTTGATTCCAAAAGTTTCCAATTCATACGTTAAAATCGGATTACATGGCAAAGACATGAGTAAACCCGGTAGACCATTACTACCTGAATGTATTGGATCCGTCTCTGCGGTCGTTTATGTGTTCATCATGCTTTTTTATATTCCATTCATCTTTTACACGTATCTCTCGTCCAACAATGGTAATAATCACGGCGAAACGGCCATTTTGGAAACAAATCCCCAAGTGGCCATCTTTCCACATAATAAATTGGCTGAATATTTGAGTAGTTTATTATGCCTACAGACAACAATTCTTCTGGGTGTAGCCGAcgatttatttgatttgcGTTGGAGACACAAGTTTTTTCTTCCAGCAGTAGCAGCAATCCCATTGTTAATGGTTTATTATGTCGATTTCAACGTCACATATGTTTTGATCCCCAAATTTGTCATGAATTGGTTAAATCTTCGTGATTCGTCTGTCATCAATCTCGGATTTTTTTACTATGTATATATGGCATCAATGGCAATCTTTTGTCCAAATTCCATCAATATTCTAGCCGGAGTTAATGGTCTAGAAGTGGGCCAGAGTATCGTCTTGGCTCTCTTAGCTTTGATAAATGACGTTCTTTATTTAGGAATGGGAATTGAAGCCACCAAATCGAGACATAGATTCTCTGCTGCTTTAATCATTCCTTTCCTTGGTGTCTCGTTGGCTTTGTATAAATGGAATCGTTGGCCTGCTAAAGTATTTGTCGGTGATACGTACTGCTATTTTGCTGGAATGGTATTTGCTGTCGTTGGAATATTGGGCCATTTCTCAAAGACAATGTTACTGCTATTCATACCTCAAATattaaatttcatttatagTGTACCACAATTATTTCATCTGGTCCCATGCCCAAGGCACAGATTACCAAAATTCAACGAAAATGATGGTCTCATGTACCCATCAATGGCAGATCTAAAGACTACAAAACCAAAGCCAATTGTGCTTCGTGTGCTGAAATTATTAcatactttcaaattgattcatttaGAATATGAGGAGAAAACAAAGGAGATAATTGCTTGTTCGAATATGACATTACTAAATCTTATATTAGTTTGGTCAGGGCCTCTAAGGGAAGATAAATTGTGTGAAAG
- the ENP1 gene encoding snoRNA-binding rRNA-processing protein ENP1 (similar to Saccharomyces cerevisiae ENP1 (YBR247C); ancestral locus Anc_6.165): protein MGRATTSRSKKQRHDPLLKDIDSASGSLKKIKRRSNMEEEEEDKQAEDFVDSRTSRKILQLAKEQQDEIAQEEDAETQKELQNAARFKQINYDSDEEDDDEDERYDNISDFEPEGEYAEVEEEEELIEIDEEDAAMFENYFKKPADFNSLGGSYNLADKIMASIREKEAEVEEQSMNDDIDLPTVVERRPADGVALPEKVIRAYTTVGSILKTWTHGKLPKLFKVIPSLRNWVDVLYVTDPPSWSPHVVYEATKLFVSNLSAKEAQKFINLVLLERFRENIETTDDHSLNYHIYRALKKSLYKPSAFFKGFLFPLVETGCNVREATIAGSVLAKVSVPALHSSAALSYLLRLPFSPATTVFIRILLDKKYALPYQTVDECVYYFMRFRILDDSSNGDDATRVLPVIWHKAFLIFAQRYKNDITEDQRDFLLETVRQRGHREIGPEIRRELLAGNAREFVDPNEVKDSMMIDVQ from the coding sequence ATGGGTAGAGCTACGACATCTAGATCAAAAAAGCAAAGACATGACCCTCTTTTGAAGGATATTGATTCTGCCTCAGGAAGTCTTAAGAAAATCAAGAGAAGATCCAATAtggaggaagaagaagaagataagCAAGCAGAAGACTTCGTTGATTCTAGAACCTCTAGAAAGATTCTACAACTAGCAAAAGAACAACAAGATGAAATCGCTCAGGAAGAAGATGCAGAAACTCAAAAGGAACTTCAGAATGCAGCCAGATTCAAACAAATCAACTATGACAGTGATGAAGAGGATGACGATGAGGATGAAAGATACGATAATATCTCTGATTTTGAGCCAGAAGGTGAATACGCTGAAgttgaagaggaagaggaatTGATTGagattgatgaagaagacgcCGCAATGTTCGAAaactatttcaaaaagcCAGCCGATTTTAATTCACTTGGTGGAAGTTATAACTTAGCTGATAAAATCATGGCATCCATCAGAGAAAAGGAAGCAGAGGTTGAGGAACAGAGTATGAATGATGATATAGACCTACCCACCGTTGTTGAAAGAAGGCCTGCTGATGGTGTCGCATTACCAGAAAAGGTTATCAGAGCCTATACAACTGTCGGTTCTATTCTAAAGACATGGACACATGGTAAGCTTCCAAAACTATTCAAAGTCATCCCATCATTGAGAAACTGGGTCGATGTCCTTTACGTTACTGATCCACCTTCATGGTCACCACATGTTGTTTATGAGGCAACGAAATTATTTGTCTCCAATTTATCCGCCAAAGAAGCTCAAAAGTTCATCAACTTAGTGCTATTGGAACGTTTCCGTGAAAATATAGAAACTACTGATGATCATTCTTTAAACTACCACATTTACCGTGCTCTTAAAAAGTCTTTGTATAAGCCAAGTGCTTTTTTCAAAGGCTTCCTATTTCCTCTGGTGGAGACCGGTTGTAATGTTCGTGAAGCCACTATTGCAGGAAGTGTTTTAGCAAAGGTATCTGTTCCAGCATTACACTCTTCAGCTGCGTTAAGTTACCTGTTGAGATTACCATTTTCTCCAGCTACAACAGTTTTCATAAGGATTTTACTAGACAAAAAATACGCTTTACCGTATCAAACTGTTGATGAATGTGTGTATTACTTTATGAGATTTAGAATTCTAGATGACAGCAGTAATGGCGATGATGCTACAAGAGTACTACCGGTGATATGGCATAAGgctttcttgattttcGCTCAACGTTACAAGAACGATATTACAGAAGATCAAAGAGATTTCTTGCTGGAAACCGTTCGTCAAAGAGGTCATAGAGAGATTGGACCAGAAATTAGAAGGGAATTATTAGCTGGGAATGCAAGAGAATTTGTTGATCCAAATGAAGTGAAGGATTCTATGATGATTGATGTTCAGTAA
- the GPX2 gene encoding glutathione peroxidase GPX2 (similar to Saccharomyces cerevisiae GPX2 (YBR244W); ancestral locus Anc_6.160), translating to MPSVYDFEVKDKKGEVVKLDQYKGKVILVVNVASKCGFTPQYAGLEKIYKKYEDQGLVILGFPCNQFLGQEPGTNEEISQFCQLNYGVTFPIMQKIDVNGSNADPFYEYLKSQKKGPMGLKRIKWNFEKFLIDQNGKVVERFSSLTKPESIDPKIGKLLSK from the coding sequence atgcCATCTGTTTACGATTTCGAAGTCAAGGATAAGAAAGGTGAAGTCGTCAAGCTTGACCAATATAAGGGTAAAGTTATCCTTGTGGTGAATGTCGCTTCTAAATGTGGTTTCACTCCACAATATGCTGGtttggaaaaaatatacaagaAATATGAAGACCAAGGTCTAGTGATCCTTGGTTTCCCATGTAACCAATTCTTAGGCCAAGAACCAGGTactaatgaagaaatttctcaattctGTCAACTGAATTACGGTGTCACTTTCCCAATCATGCAGAAAATTGACGTCAACGGCTCAAATGCTGATCCATTCTATGAATACTTAAAGAGTCAGAAAAAGGGTCCAATGGGTTTAAAGAGAATTAAGtggaattttgaaaaatttttaatcGATCAAAATGGTAAAGTCGTTGAAAGATTCTCCTCTTTGACTAAGCCAGAATCCATTGATCCAAAGATCGGtaaattattatctaaATAG